A region from the Acanthochromis polyacanthus isolate Apoly-LR-REF ecotype Palm Island chromosome 23, KAUST_Apoly_ChrSc, whole genome shotgun sequence genome encodes:
- the LOC110971357 gene encoding tripartite motif-containing protein 16-like yields the protein MAQRGVQLDRETFSCSVCLDLLKDPVTIPCGHSYCMTCINTHWDGEDEQRNHSCPQCRKTFRPRPVLEQNAMLAALMEELKKAGLQAAPADHHFAAPEDVACDLCTGRKRKAVKTCLVCPASYCENHLQPHYDAPPLKRHKLVEPSKDLQENICSRHDEVMKLFCRTDQQLICYLCSVAEHKGHDTVSAAAERTEKQKELEVSRLNIQQRIQDKEKDVEALLQELGVTSVSAEETMFNSWHILEALIRLIQNSSNVLHRQIRSQRKAEESRAQELRKKLKQEIRDLKRKAAELKKLSETPDHTQFLLNCPSVSALSESAHTSSINIRPRRHFEEVVNVMEKLKESVQYKLMNHWKSISHIVNLSDMLLPESEPKTRAEFLRYSRDITMDLNTLCRWLVLYDGDRKIPTEWDGTSYPRYPGEFARQYQVLSRQRLVRRCYWEVELMVGSCIAVSYPSISRRVPDCGFGHNDKSWSLYRDRNSFEFKHKDITTPIFGPQPSRVGVYLDYSAGILSFYDVSETTTLLYRVQTTFTEPLYAGLETNTFTLIGKMNWTAQ from the coding sequence ATGGCTCAGAGAGGAGTTCAGCTGGACAGAGAAACCTTCTCTTGTTCAGTCTGTCTGGATCTACTGAAGGATCCGGTGACTATTCCGTGTGGACACAGCTACTGTATGACGTGTATTAATACCCACTGGGATGGAGAGGATGAGCAGAGAAACCACAGCTGCCCTCAGTGCAGGAAGACTTTCAGACCGAGGCCTGTCCTGGAGCAAAACGCCATGTTAGCAGCTTtaatggaggagctgaagaaggcTGGACTCCAGGCTGCTCCTGCTGACCACCACTTTGCTGCACCTGAAGATGTGGCCTGTGATTTGTGCactgggaggaagaggaaggctgTCAAGACCTGTTTAGTCTGTCCAGCCTCTTACTGTGAGAATCACCTTCAGCCTCATTATGATGCACCTCCATTAAAGAGACACAAGCTGGTGGAGCCCTCCAAGGAcctccaggagaacatctgctctcgTCATGATGAGGTGATGAAGCTGTTCTGTCGTACTGATCAGCAGCTCATCTGTTATCTCTGCTCTGTGGCCGAACACAAAGGCCACGACACagtctcagctgcagcagaaaggactgagaagcagaaggagctggaggtgagtcgactgaacatccagcagagaatccaggacaAAGAGAAAGATGTGGAGGCGCTTCTACAGGAGCTGGGGGTCACCAGTGTCTCTGCTGAAGAAACAATGTTCAACAGTTGGCATATATTAGAAGCGTTGATTCGTCTCATACAGAACAGTAGCAATGTGCTGCATCGGCAGATCAGATCCCAGCGAAAGGCTGAAGAGAGTCGAGCCCAGGAGCTTCGGAAAAAGCTGAAGCAGGAGATTAGGGATCTGAAGAGGAAAGCTGCTGAGCTGAAGAAGCTCTCGGAGACACCAGATCACACCCAGTTTCTCCTCAACTGCCCGTCTGTGTCAGCACTCAGTGAGTCCGCACACACTTCCAGCATCAACATCCGTCCTCGGAGGCACTTTGAGGAGGTGGTAAATGTTATGGAAAAGCTGAAGGAAAGCGTACAGTACAAGCTGATGAACCACTGGAAAAGCATCTCACACATAGTCAATCTGTCAGATATGTTATTGCCAGAATCAGAACCAAAGACCAGAGCTGAGTTCCTTAGATATTCACGTGACATCACCATGGATCTGAACACGTTGTGCAGATGGTTGGTTTTATATGATGGAGACAGAAAAATCCCAACAGAGTGGGACGGGACGTCTTATCCTCGTTATCCAGGCGAATTCGCTAGACAGTATCAGGTTCTGAGCAGACAGCGTCTAGTCAGacgctgttactgggaggtggagttgATGGTAGGCTCTTGTATAGCAGTCTCATACCCGAGTATCAGCAGAAGAGTGCCTGACTGTGGATTTGGCCATAATGACAAATCCTGGTCATTATATCGTGACAGGAACAGTTTTGAatttaaacacaaagacataACAACTCCTATCTTCGGTCCTCAGCCCTCCAGGGTGGGAGTTTACCTGGATTACAGTGCAGGTATTCTGTCCTTCTACGATGTCTCTGAAACCACGACTCTCCtctacagagtccagaccacgTTCACTGAGCCTCTATATGCTGGACTGGAGACGAACACATTTACACTGATCGGTAAAATGAACTGGACTGCACAgtga
- the LOC110971358 gene encoding tripartite motif-containing protein 16-like: MAQRGNQLNSEKLSCSICLDLLKDPVTISCGHSYCMDCINTHWDGEDRKRIYSCPQCRKIFTPRPELEKNFMLAELVEEQKKTGVQAAAADLCNAGPEDVACDVCTGRKMKAVKSCLRCMISYCEQHLQPHYDSPPLKKHQLVEPSKNLQENICSRHDEVMKLFCRTDQQLVCYFCTMDEHKGHETVPAAAERTEKQKELEVSRLNIQQRIQDKEKDVELLQQEVKAINVSADKTVEDSEEMFTQMIHLIKKRSFDVKQQIRSQEETEESRVKELKEKLEQEIRDLKKKDAELKQLSDTPDHTQFLHNYPSVSTFSASTNSSSINIHPLKHFEDVTAAVKELRDLLQDILRDTWTNISMTVTEEDALLSGPEPTTREEFLQYSREITLDPNTANKYLLLSEGNRKVTLMNQQQSYSDHPERFNTYFQVLSKESLTGRCYWEVEWRGGGGVKVAAAYKNVPEQGTSNNYVFGFNDKSWALRCYTDRYTFLYNKVQTLLSGPRSSRIGIYLDHSAGILSFYSVSRTMTLLHRVQTTFTEPLHAGLLLCNAGVTAEFIELK; this comes from the coding sequence ATGGCGCAGAGAGGAAATCAGCTGAATTCAGAGAAACTTTCTTGTTCCATCTGTCTGGATCTATTGAAGGATCCAGTGACTATTTCCTGTGGACACAGCTACTGCATGGACTGCATTAATACACACTGGGATGGAGAGGACAGGAAGAGAATCTACAGCTGCCCTCAGTGCAGGAAGATTTTCACGCCGAGGCCTGAACTGGAGAAAAACTTTATGTTGGCAGAATTAGTGGAGGAGCAGAAGAAGACTGGAgtccaagctgctgctgctgatctctGCAATGCTGGACCTGAAGATGTGGCCTGTGATGTCTGTACTGGGAGGAAGATGAAGGCTGTCAAGTCCTGTTTGCGCTGCATGATCTCCTACTGTGAGCAACACCTCCAACCTCACTATGATTCACCTCCATTAAAGAAACACCAGCTGGTGGAGCCCTCCAAGAAcctccaggagaacatctgctctcgTCATGATGAGGTGATGAAGCTGTTCTGTCGCACTGACCAACAGTTGGTGTGTTATTTCTGCACAATGGATGAACATAAAGGACATGAAAcagtcccagcagcagcagaaagaacagAGAAGCAGAAGGAGCTGGAGGTGAGTCGACTGAACATCCAGCAGAGGATCcaggacaaagagaaagacgTGGAGCTGCTTCAACAGGAGGTGAAGGCCATCAATGTCTCTGCTGATAAAACAGTGGAGGACAGTGAGGAGATGTTCACCCAGATGATCCATCTCATTAAGAAAAGAAGCTTTGATGTgaagcagcagatcagatcccAGGAGGAGACTGAAGAGAGTCGAGTCAAAGAGCTaaaggagaagctggagcaggagatcagggatctgaagaagaaagacgctgagctgaagcagctgTCAGATACACCAGATCACACCCAGTTTCTCCACAACTACCCCTCAGTGTCAACATTCAGTGCGTCCACAAACTCATCCAGCATCAACATCCATCCTCTGAAGCACTTTGAGGacgtgacagcagctgtgaaagAGCTCAGAGATCTACTGCAGGACATTCTGAGGGACACCTGGACGAACATCTCAATGACAGTCACTGAAGAGGATGCTTTACTATCAGGACCAGAACCAACGACCAGAGAGGAATTCCTGCAATATTCACGAGAAATCactctggatccaaacacagcaaacaaataTCTGTTGCTATCTGAGGGGAACAGAAAAGTGACATTAATGAATCAACAGCAATCCTATTCTGATCATCCAGAAAGATTTAATACATATTTTCAGGTCCTGAGTAAagagagtctgactggacgttgttactgggaggtggagtggagaggaggaggaggagttaaGGTAGCAGCCGCATACAAGAATGTCCCTGAACAAGGGACATCAAATAATTATGTATTTGGATTCAATGACAAATCTTGGGCTTTACGTTGTTACACAGACAGATATACGTTTTTGTACAACAAAGTCCAAACTCTCCTCTCAGGTCCTCGGTCCTCCAGAATCGGCATCTATCTGGATCACAGTGCAGGTATTCTGTCTTTCTACAGCGTCTCTAGAACCATGactctcctccacagagtccagaccacattcactgagcCTCTACATGCTGGACTTCTGCTTTGTAATGCTGGAGTCACTGCTGAGTTCATTGAACTCAAATAG
- the LOC110971360 gene encoding RLA class II histocompatibility antigen, DP alpha-1 chain-like, whose translation MMMMVMKMSELLLVLCCILWVSADGLHEDLAVGGCSDSDGEMLYTLDREEVWYADFVSQKGVMPLPDFIDPLSFPGAYEAAVADQQVCKQNLNVCRKAMKDLPLEHDPPSDPIIYIRDTLELGKKNTLICHVTGFYPAPVGVFWTKNGENVTDGTSINIPFPNKDGSFTQISRLEFIPQLGDIYVCSVEHVALSQPLTAMWDVQTTPPSVGPAVFCGIGLTVGLLGVAAGLFFFIKGIKRS comes from the exons atgatgatgatggtcaTGAAGATGTCAGAGCTGCTCCTCGTCCTCTGCTGCATCCTCTGGGTCTCTGCTGATG GACTACATGAAGATCTTGCGGTCGGTGGCTGTTCAGACTCTGATGGAGAGATGTTGTACACACTGGACCGTGAAGAGGTTTGGTACGCCGACTTCGTCAGCCAGAAAGGAGTCATGCCACTGCCAGACTTCATAGATCCACTTAGTTTCCCAGGAGCTTATGAAGCAGCTGTGGCTGATCAGCAAGTCTGCAAACAGAACCTGAATGTGTGTCGAAAGGCAATGAAAGATCTCCCATTGGAACACG ATCCTCCCTCCGACCCGATCATCTACATCAGAGACACCTTGGAGCTCGGCAAGAAGAACACGCTCATCTGTCACGTGACTGGTTTCTATCCGGCTCCTGTCGGAGTCTTCTGGACCAAGAACGGAGAGAACGTGACCGATGGAACCAGCATCAATATTCCCTTCCCCAACAAAGATGGTTCCTTCACCCAGATCTCCAGACTGGAGTTCATCCCACAGCTGGGAGACATCTACGTGTGTTCAGTGGAACATGTGGCCCTGAGCCAACCACTGACTGCAATGTGGG ATGTCCAGACGACTCCGCCCAGTGTTGGACCTGCAGTGTTCTGTGGAATTGGTCTGACTGTCGGCCTGCTCGGTGTGGCAGCTGgactcttcttcttcatcaaaGGAATCAAACGCAGCTGA
- the LOC110971359 gene encoding H-2 class II histocompatibility antigen, E-S beta chain-like isoform X2, whose translation MASSSISFLLFFITVYTADGFLHYHMYRCLFNSTELKDIEYISSFHYNKLEYLRFSSTLGKFVGYTEFGVKTAERLNNDTLEVNRQRAQKEMYCQHNIGIWYSNVLTKSVRPYVVLHTTAPPSKCHPAVLVCSVYDFYPKQIKVSWFRDGQEVTSEVTSTNVMEDGDWYYQIHSRLEYTPRSRETISCVVEHASLEAPLKTYWDPSMPKSDKEKIAIGASALILGLIFGLAGFFYYRSRPQDLFSFESEKNKIAIRASGLTLDQVLSLARFIYYKKNAQGRILGPY comes from the exons ATGGCTTCATCCTCCATCAGCTTCTTGCTCTTCTTCATCACCGTGTACACAGCAG ATGGATTTTTGCACTATCATATGTACCGCTGTTTGTTTAACTCCACTGAGCTGAAGGACATCGAGTACATCTCCTCTTTCCATTACAACAAACTGGAGTATTTGAGGTTCAGCAGCACTCTGGGGAAGTTTGTTGGATACACTGAGTTTGGAGTGAAGACTGCAGAACGATTGAACAATGACACCCTAGAGGTGAACCGCCAGAGAGCTCAGAAGGAGATGTACTGCCAACACAATATTGGAATATGGTACAGTAATGTTCTGACCAAATCAG TTCGGCCCTATGTGGTTCTGCACACCACAGCGCCTCCTTCTAAATGCCATCCAGCCGTGCTGGTCTGCAGCGTCTACGACTTCTACCCCAAACAGATCAAAGTGAGCTGGTTCAGAGACGGGCAGGAGGTCACCTCAGAAGTCACTTCCACCAATGTGATGGAGGATGGTGATTGGTACTACCAGATCCACTCTCGCCTGGAGTACACGCCCAG atcTAGAGAGACGATCTCCTGTGTGGTGGAACATGCCAGCCTGGAAGCACCTCTGAAGACCTACTGGG ATCCATCCATGCCTAAGTCAGATAAAGAAAAGATCGCCATCGGAGCCTCAGCACTGATTCTGGGTCTGATCTTTGGTCTGGCTGGATTCTTCTACTACAGGAGCAGGCCCCAAG atcTGTTTTCGTTTGagtcagagaaaaacaaaatcgCCATCAGAGCCTCAGGACTGACTCTGGATCAAGTCCTGTCTCTTGCTAGATTCATCTACTACAAGAAGAATGCCCAAG GACGTATTTTGGGTCCCTACTAA
- the LOC110971359 gene encoding H-2 class II histocompatibility antigen, A-F beta chain-like isoform X1: MASSSISFLLFFITVYTADGFLHYHMYRCLFNSTELKDIEYISSFHYNKLEYLRFSSTLGKFVGYTEFGVKTAERLNNDTLEVNRQRAQKEMYCQHNIGIWYSNVLTKSVRPYVVLHTTAPPSKCHPAVLVCSVYDFYPKQIKVSWFRDGQEVTSEVTSTNVMEDGDWYYQIHSRLEYTPRSRETISCVVEHASLEAPLKTYWGKHLSMSTCLSVRLSPVCLSPVCLSSDPSMPKSDKEKIAIGASALILGLIFGLAGFFYYRSRPQDLFSFESEKNKIAIRASGLTLDQVLSLARFIYYKKNAQGRILGPY, encoded by the exons ATGGCTTCATCCTCCATCAGCTTCTTGCTCTTCTTCATCACCGTGTACACAGCAG ATGGATTTTTGCACTATCATATGTACCGCTGTTTGTTTAACTCCACTGAGCTGAAGGACATCGAGTACATCTCCTCTTTCCATTACAACAAACTGGAGTATTTGAGGTTCAGCAGCACTCTGGGGAAGTTTGTTGGATACACTGAGTTTGGAGTGAAGACTGCAGAACGATTGAACAATGACACCCTAGAGGTGAACCGCCAGAGAGCTCAGAAGGAGATGTACTGCCAACACAATATTGGAATATGGTACAGTAATGTTCTGACCAAATCAG TTCGGCCCTATGTGGTTCTGCACACCACAGCGCCTCCTTCTAAATGCCATCCAGCCGTGCTGGTCTGCAGCGTCTACGACTTCTACCCCAAACAGATCAAAGTGAGCTGGTTCAGAGACGGGCAGGAGGTCACCTCAGAAGTCACTTCCACCAATGTGATGGAGGATGGTGATTGGTACTACCAGATCCACTCTCGCCTGGAGTACACGCCCAG atcTAGAGAGACGATCTCCTGTGTGGTGGAACATGCCAGCCTGGAAGCACCTCTGAAGACCTACTGGGGTAAACACCTGTCcatgtctacctgtctgtctgtccgtctctcACCTGTTTGTCTCTCACCTGTTTGTCTGTCCTCAGATCCATCCATGCCTAAGTCAGATAAAGAAAAGATCGCCATCGGAGCCTCAGCACTGATTCTGGGTCTGATCTTTGGTCTGGCTGGATTCTTCTACTACAGGAGCAGGCCCCAAG atcTGTTTTCGTTTGagtcagagaaaaacaaaatcgCCATCAGAGCCTCAGGACTGACTCTGGATCAAGTCCTGTCTCTTGCTAGATTCATCTACTACAAGAAGAATGCCCAAG GACGTATTTTGGGTCCCTACTAA